The following proteins are encoded in a genomic region of Triticum dicoccoides isolate Atlit2015 ecotype Zavitan chromosome 1B, WEW_v2.0, whole genome shotgun sequence:
- the LOC119316075 gene encoding anthocyanidin 3-O-glucosyltransferase-like: MGGFATHAGWESVLEGVAGGVPMACRPFFSDQRMNAWMVAHVWGFGTVFEQPMTRATVAEVVSSLLAGDQGTRMHEMRSMAAAAFAPDGGSSKDLDKLLKIVCPPKEHSRGDHVDEAAEVTRCTPTTHDQLLGASSLANTVAD; this comes from the coding sequence ATGGGCGGCTTCGCGACGCACGCCGGGTGGGAGTCGGTGCTAGAGGGCGTGGCCGGCGGCGTGCCCATGGCGTGTCGTCCCTTCTTCAGCGACCAGAGGATGAACGCGTGGATGGTGGCGCACGTCTGGGGGTTCGGCACGGTCTTCGAGCAGCCCATGACGCGCGCGACCGTGGCTGAGGTCGTGTCGTCGCTGCTCGCCGGCGACCAAGGCACCCGGATGCATGAGATGCGGAGCATGGCGGCCGCGGCGTTCGCGcccgacggcggcagcagcaaggACCTGGATAAGCTTCTCAAGATAGTCTGTCCACCGAAAGAGCACAGCCGTGGTGATCATGTCGACGAAGCAGCAGAGGTGACAAGATGCACACCGACGACACATGATCAGCTGCTTGGTGCTAGCAGCCTAGCAAACACCGTGGCTGACTGA